TTTAGGACCAGCCTGGCCTAAATTAAGGTCATACAGTAACTTGCGGTTCTGTTTCAGGTTGTTGGCTTTGTCTGCTTCCAAATCTTCTACTCCAGTAATAGCTCTGCTGTGGAGTCAATGCTTTTCAATTAGGGCTGCCCTGTATGACAGTAAAGATATGTCAGATATGTCCATCTTTTGTCTTTTGACCATTTGTACCCTCCTTTCTGTACAGTGGCATGTGGATAAAGATGGTTGTAACTCATCGTGTACTACAAAGGGCAAACCAGCATTTGGCACTACTGGAAATGGTTTTCTGTACTGTGAATTGACGCAAGGTCATACAGTGCATTTGTCAATGGCTAAAAAATACTTTGCCCTCAAGGCTCTTTTGGCTGACTGTGTGACTTCTTTTCATGTAGCACAAGACTGATCATCTGGTTAATGTCAGAGTTCATATTTGGCCAATAGCGTGCCTGGGCATGTCCCATTTACGATTATAATGACCCTTTTTTCCAACACTCTTAGAGATTTGACACAATTGTGCACAGGACTGGATCTCTCCAGACCAGTTTCCTTTTTCTCTATAGGTGTTTTGTTAAACTCTTGGGCAGATGAATGCTGAGTGTCTTGTTGTCTGACTGAATGTTGACTAACTTGATtcttgactgtggaatatttcaGGGCATTTCAGAGATAATCCAAAAAAAGAGACATTTTTACTTTCCAAAAGAGTAAATTAGTCTCAAGAATTTGGCTCCAGACATTTCACTTTTGATCTCTTTTTGGGTTACACCCTCTGCTTATTTTGATGCCAATTCATGAATCAGATGGCATAAGGGCCTTTAGGTCTAAGTTCAGACATGCCTTGTCCTTTCATGTTCATCAAGCACAATCAAAAGCAGTAGAGTGAATGCACTTTTGTAACTGTAACATTTGTAACTGTAACATGAGAGTGTACCTTTTTAGGTTTGTTAGATTACTATAACTGATAATGTTTCCCTAGAACCCGTATCAAGCCAGAAGTGAAGAATGATGCCAATTACTAACAAGACAGCCATTCATTTATATCTCTATAGTGTTTACTACCTTACTCCTGTCTCTGGTGCTTTATGTCATGTTTTCCAACAAATAGCATAGCATTCCTATTATTAAAGTTCTCTGCTTTCATATTCTCTTGTGGCGGCTGAGTGGACTTTATGTCTACTGGTAGTTTTGTCTGCCTGCCTGAGGTCTTCCATGGCAGCCAAAACAAACCACATTTAACCTGTGTTGTTAAACAGCATCCATATAAATACTGTCTGGAGACTACCTGCAGCACTTCACACCATGCTTCCATTTAAATATAGAGAGTTTCAGGCAGATGCAGAGAGATCCAGACACTGTTATTGTAATTTCCATTCAGTTTCAGGAAATGTGGCCCAAGGCTTGTCAACCATGTAAAAGAGACAGCAAAGAGACTGCAAATAACAACACCAGTGGCAGTCCATCTGCTCCTTTGCTTTCTGACCAGCAAACTGTGGCAAAGTGCCTCTCTGCTGATCCTGAACTGTATTTACAgcatataaaacactgcagctccCACAACCCAGGAAACATGTCTATgcggggcctgtatgggtagctcaactgggaaccagaacatATTGTCTTTGGGTTTGACATTGCCCATTGACATTTGATATTACCTCACATAAGGATGACCAGCAAAGTCAGTGATGGAACCGGGATGGGGTTAAACATGATTCCCATCTGGGTTGCACTCTGCATATGTGGCAAAGATGGGACTCATGGGAGATtcaggtgggctgtaatgatggggcctaTTTAGGAAGCCCAACTGAGTACCAGtgacaacacatgtacaaacccactcagagcccatgcctacCTGAAAGCCACCTAGctcacgttccacccatgtgagtcccacatgagcatgttgactGGGAGAACATTACACATGATCATGTAATCAGATAATGATTATCTTAAAGGATAACTTGACCAGGCTgttcaaacaggaatgccactaaCTAAAGTCCTAATATTTCTGTTCTCTTTGACATACTTTCTATTTTAGCTTAGCAAGTTGAGATATTctcaacaaaaataataattaaaaaaaggatTTAAAAGGGTTACATTTTATTCAATCTGTGTTAAGACAgggtgtaaaaatatatattttacaagtTCATAGGTGAATCTGTTGTGAGTGTAAATAGTGTAGTTTTACTGAAAACTGGCCAAGACGTTGTTTCTTTTACACTTGAGGTTTAAAGGAGCATCCATTACAGGAAGCACAGTATTACCGGCAGCATATCCGAAAGTTTCCAGAAAAACTCCTTGTGCTTAATGTTTACATCATAGGTTCTCCACACATGTCTGAAAGTGCTCTCATTACTCATTTCTTGAGAGGCAATTGTTTGCTTTGACATTTTGACTTTCTTACACTCTTGTACATTCACCACTGGCCTCTTTAAGATTTTGTGTGGAAAGGATTTGTGTTGAAAGGATTCAATTCAATAAGCTTTCAATCCATTATGTATTTGTAAGATATTATATTATGGTTTGAATTtgattaatgtaaaaaaaattaataaacatgtttgttgtgttttttgataCATCAGTGTAGTGTGATTAATTAAGATCAAATTAGAGGTTATAATATAACTCACAATACAACTACTAGTGAAATGcttactatttattattacttaaaGAGAAAAAACCTTTAAGGTCTAAGGATTATTATATATGCAGAGATTAATTCTACTCATTAATTAATCtacctttttttaatattgtggGAAAATTGACATTTGGGTATTTCAAACAGCTTTAGGataattacacattacacagtATAAGATTGTCTCTGAGACAGATTGCCAACCAGGCCTACCAATCAGGCTTATTGGCCAACTGTATTATCTCATAAAATAAAATTGTCTTTGGTTACAGTAGAGCAAAGTAGCTCACAATAAATATACTTTTTGGACAGGTTAAGTAGAATAAAGCAGAATAAAGAATGCCCCTTCATACTTATACATTTTACAGTACAAAAAGAGAACTAAATCCTTCTCTTCACATGTCCCAGCTTAAAACGCTGGGGTCAGAGTGCAGGATCAGACATGCTTTActgtaaaatacatatttttacaaGTTTTCCCCaatatattttacaatacaTTTCCCTGTAAATGTTTTTCTTAAGGGCCTTGATTACGGGCAACATCAGTACCTTAGCAAACCCATAACCCTGTAATCAATAACTCAGCACTCCAGCTGTTTTTTCTAACCCTTATTTGGTTAAAAGGGCTGCCCTTTGGAAGTATGAAGGTCAAGCAGGGTTGTAAGGTGAACACAGATGGTCTTCTCTAGACATCTATTGATGCTCGGtagtttgacttttttttagtGGGGCTGATGTTCATATCCCACTTCAGGGCCCTGGTGATTGTAGTTTGGAGGAACTTGAAGTACTCCACATCTATTACTATCATCTCCAAGGTTTTGAGTGTGTTGAGTTCAACCACCCATTTGTAAGCCGACTCATCATTATCTCAGATGGATCCATGGAGGTACAGACATCTAATatacagtgagaagagcagtaGGGAAAGCAAACATCCTTGTGAGGTACCAGTGCTGATTGTTTAGGTGCCTAAAAAGAGTTTTCCCAGCCTTACCTGCTGGGCTTTTAAAATCTGAAGTTTAGCTCATCAGTCAGATGACACTCCATCATTGTCCAGGAGATGGTTGGTGATGTCATCCAGGTGTTTTCATACGGCTGATGGACCATTGGCTGACATCATGCTACTCAGCTTCAACAGTGAAAATAAATTTAGTGGTAAAACATTTAGAAATCAGAGTGCTTTCAAAGTGATGGTCAAGGCCAGCACACAACTGGTTACTTGTGTTGAAATCAAAGCAATTTCTTCCGCAGTTCCTTCTCAAAACAATAAGTTTTTCAGTGTGTAAGGTCGTGTCATGCCTCATGTTGTCCTATCAgagcttttttcatttttttgtggcTGGGGGCTACATGCCCTTTTTATCTCAAGAGGAAATGATTTCATTTGGTACACAGACTGACAAAGCAGTCTTTTTGTCATTGTGCTACCATTACACGCAACTGTGGCCAGCTCATAATGTCAAGTACTGGAGTGTGATAAGTATCTCTTTCTGTGGTAAACTTGAATCTGTTTACAGTAGTCCTTCAGAATGTCCTCCAATGCTGTTCAGGGTTACAGGAAAGTAGTATTACAAGTGCTGTCCACTATAGCTTGTAAAGAAAACCTATACACAACTGGTTCACCATTAACAGTCAAGAAGAATCAAAACCAGATGATCTAAATTTATAATTCACAAAAAAATTTTgtgatttcttctgaaatcaagggcctTAAAAAAGagtatcctacttttgttggagtaactgtgcatTCTTTTAAAggagtgtccataaacatttggacatatagtgtatgtttttcaTCTATGCAGAGCATTTTCTATAAATTTGCTTTGTAAATTCCAGAGGTCGACTCGGTCACAAGCACAGAGACATTCTGGCATGAACCCACCGACTTCCTCTTTCTGATTTGCTGTTTCTCAGAAACCCTCTGTATAAGAGTAAAGCAGGCAGAGCGTAAAGCAGCACATGCTAATATTGATGATAACATTTGGTTTTAGACCGCTGAGTCATGTTCCAATATTTGCTGTGCAATGCTTTATTTCCATTAGAGCCATTGCTTATATATTAAACGGTATTGTTTGAAATCCCCAAAACCTTGCACCTGTGGctgaaacacaaataaatacccTCACACTAAAATCTAAACTGTAGGTTTTTACATAAAGTAAAATGCACAATGTCAACCTGCAAGAATATAATATTCCATTCCCCTTTAGTTGCATGAAATAAGTATCATTCATGCCTACTTACACATAAATGAAAATTCAGAATGCGACATGGATGTTTATTAGTGGTAAACATCCGCAACATTGGGAATGTCCCCCCAATAAGGAATCACTGTTGGATCGTTTGGGAAATCACATATATGAGCATCATTTCAACATATATAATGATCAAATGGTTGCTGGCATATACTGGCCACTGATTCCAAAAGCtaaaaaaaccttttgtagcCAATAAGACGGTGGATGATGAGTGAGAGGAACTGAACTAAATAGAtgggttttttttagaaatgcaTACAGTGCACCTGCCAAAGCTTAAACTGAAAGAACACTCATTTATACACTcataatattgtgtaggccTTGGTCGTGCCAAAGGAGAGCTGActcatcaaggcatggacttcaaAGGCCTCTGAGTGTGCCCTGTGGTGTCTGGCCCCAAGACATTAGACATTGTTCCACAGCTCGATACTgggggctctatacccctccagcccaagCCTGACATTGGACATGGCGCCAATTGGTTCAGGtgtatctactccagagagtcctatccaCTGGCAATAGTTCTCAATGGGGACTAGACcagttgtctgtgtgtgtgtgtgtgtgtcagcttaAACTGAAAGAACACTCATTTATACACTtataatattgtgtaggccTTGGTCATGCCAAAGGAGAGCTGACTCATCAAGGCATGGACCTCAAAAGACCTCTGAGTGTGCCCTGTGGTGTCTGGCCCCAAGACATTAggggcagatcctttaagtcttgtGAGAGGTGAAGCCCTGTTGCCAATTCACTGATTGTTCTTCATTGTACCACTATTGGttggtactaaccactgcatgctgggaacaccccacaagacctgatgttttggagatgttctgacccagtcgtctaaccATCACTCAGATTCGTACGCTTGCCTATTtatcctgcttccaacacatcaagtAAGGACTGCTAGGTTGCAGCCTAGTATGTACTATAACACTCCTCTTGACATGTGCTCTAATAACCAGACAATTCatgttcacttcacctgtcagtggttttattgttatggctaaTTGTCGTACATATAATGTCACAAAACATCCACCCATTTTCCAGTCCACTTactcttcctggtcagggttgtacCCGGAATCATcaggtgcaaggcaggaattcCCCATGGATGGGGTGCCTGTCCATCAcaaggtaccacacacacccattcattcaCACCTATGCtaaatttagcatagccaatttacctaccatgtgtgttttcgAGAGGTGGGAGGaatcccacacaaacacaccagagGAAACTAAATGCAttattaatacttttaatatatTCACCTATGATTGCTTGTATATAAATATTCTGTATTGTAAATATTTTGTATGGTGTGTGTCCAACACTGAGccttaacaataataaaaagtgaCTTATAAGCTTTGCATATGTATTGCTTTCAGTATGGTCATTTTAGTATAGTAAAGACCAACATCAAAATTAACATCAAAGTATATTGATATATGCAGAATATAACTAATCAGACTAAGACAAGTGTCCTTTATAAAAGCATGTTTATTGAAGTTCAGTCTCAACAACTTTATCAAGTAAAGTCAAACACAACAGACAAAGGTAAAGAGTTCACAAAGAAATCTTCGTACATCACAGCAGTCTGTTGACCTCAGGGTGTCTCTTCTGTGAAACTGGAGCAGGAAAAATACTCTGGAGGTTCTTCTACTGTTGAAGCCTAGAACACATCAACAGCACTTTTGTAAACACAGGTTCAGCTGGGAAAGAGGGCGCCATCCAGTACACCAACATACAACCAAGTTTATTATTACAAGGAAAGTGCAAGTTATGCCAGACAGCATTAAACCGACCTCTTTTCCATCATCCTCTTGATGAGCTCCTGGACAAAGTTGGACTCTGGGTTCAAGCATTTCTTCCCTGCGCCATACTTCAGAGTGGCACTGCACACAAACGtgacaaattcattttacacaAGGCATTGCATTACAACAGGAGAACAGCTGCTGGGGACCTTACAACAGATGACTGCAACCAAAACCACCTAACTAAACGATTCTTTGTGGAAGCAAACATGGTTattctatggtatcactcaaaaGAACCTCGTTCTTCATTCTTATATCTTTATCTTTTAAGAGTTTTATGGTACTTACACAATCTCTTGCTTTCCACAAGAAGGGCTTGAAGGAAAAATCTCAACCTTTTCAACTCGATTCAGACGGACCATTTTAAGACCAACATCAGCACATAGACACCTTAGTCTGGGGTCTCTTGCCTGCCCTGCAACACAAAGTGTCTTTCATGATACATTGTCTAAAACAATGGGAATCGATGCAAGCATGTCTGCGTTCACTGGTATAAGCTAAGTGTTTACATGTCACAAGAAAGGCTTCCTTACCTCTGACGTCCACCACAAGCAGACAGACGAGAGCCAAAACTGCAGCAATCTTCATTATGTTGCCGGTCTTGAAGTTTTATTCAGGTGCAGAGATGACTTGAAGTTGTCCACGCAAGTAAAGAAGATCCAGTGTCTTAATATATGCTCTAAATTGGGGCTTCCCCGTATTGTGGGTTTTTGGGGTTATTTTGACTCAAAGCCCATTTTACTTTTTGTTTCAAAGTGGTTGCttttcatctgtctttttcaTTTCTTGGAAACACGTTCTCTAATTGTTACTGAGGTCTTGTGCAAGTTAGCATCAGGCCTGAATTTAATTTCAAATTCTAAAAGGGTGCAGATTGCAGATATGAGGTTTAGGTCAGGTGTCAGCTGGCTGGCTTGTTTTGTGTATCATGCTGAATTAATGTTCTACTATATTGGACTTTTTTTGGTAGACTAACTTTAACAGCGTAACTGGATGTATAATAGAAAGGCATAACTAGAGACATGTATTATACAGTTCCTGAGACTGCATAGATTACACAGATACTGTTATTGTACtgaaatatactgcatatatatattttataggtTATTGTACTGAAATGTACTGTACAGTCACTGTTACTATATAGTTTACTGCACTAAAATGTATTGTATAGCTGCTGTATAGGTTACTGTACTAAAATGTACTACACAGATACTGTATAGTGTACTGTACTAAAATGTACTGCACTGTATAGTTTACTGCGCTAAAATGTACTGTATAGATACTGTATAGGTTACTGTACTAAAATGTACTACACAGATACTGTATAGTGTACTGTACTAAAGTGTACTGCACTGTGTAGTTTACTGCACTAAAATGAACTGTATAGATACTGTATAGGTTACTGTACTACATGTACTGCACAGATACTGTATAGTGTACTGTACTAAAATGTACTGCACAAATACTGCACAGTACATTGTACTGAAATGTAATGTACAGAAACTGCATAGTTTACTGTACTAAATACTGTATTAAGTACTGTATAGATACTATATAGCTTACTTTACTAAAATGTACTGCATAAaaagtacagtatatatactgtatatggtaCTGTACTGAAATGTACTGCAAATAAACTGTATAGATTACTGTActgaaattatattttatagGTTATTGTTCCTGTATAGTTTACTGCACTGTAACGTATTACATAGATACTCTATGGGTCATTGTACTGAAATGTACTGTATACTTACTGATACTGCATAGTTTACTCgactgtaatgtaatgtacagTTACTGTATAGTTTACTGTACTGAATGCAATGCACTAATAAAAATACTCTAGACTCTATTACATATCATTTAGAGCTCAATTACATTTGATTATAATGTTGGTGAATGTTAGTTACAGATAAACCAATCATCTGTGTAACATCTAACTTAGCCTTTCCACTGTCTTTGTCAGTGTTTATATTTTGGTCTCTGTCTCTGCCCTGGCCCCTGGACCCTTTATTAGTGCAGTCTTCTGTGGCCCTGGTTCCTTGTTATCATCTCCAGGTGTTTCTAGTCTAGTAATCTACTAGACATTGCTCTAGTGTCTGCTGTGATATTAACAACTGTGGTGTTTTCTATGCATGTTTgctttgtttctgtgttttttaaggcTCTGTAATGAATAACAAATCACCTTTCTTCAGCGGTCAAGTATTAGAAAATCAGCAGTATTTATTACAACTGAAGTATGTACAGCAGTATGAACAGTGGAAGACACAGAAAAACAATCTTACAAACTATATTTATAGTAAAATCTATATATTACACATCTCACAGTATATAGATTTTATCactcataaataaaacatgtttaAACATATTTGAAGCATATTAtatctacacacactatacacatacacatagatAGAGGAACTGTATACTGTCTGAACCTGATGACAGTCTCTTCCTTCACATTGTTAGCGATGTGTTGTTACATGCATTAATGAGGACccctaaaacaaaaaaacaaacaaaaattagCATATTTATACATCTACTAAATCtactattaaaatatatttaattatgttaCACTGGACAGCAGCTCAGAATGATATAAATTTCATAACTAATATTAATTTGCATTTATTCAGATTCTCACCTCTCTTGAACAGCTCTCTTGATATAATTCTGGGCAAAGTTGGATTCTGGGTTCACACATTTTTGGCCTGCACTGTTCTTGAATGTGACACTAAAAAGGCAAAATCAAACAGGTTAGACGGTTTAATGTCATTATATAACTCTgcacatcattttttttattattattgacagTTTCTGAACTTACATTATTTCCACATTGTCACAGGACGGACCAGCAGGATAAACTTCAACCTTCTCAACACGCTGTAGACGAACCATGTTCAGCCCAGGACCTTGACATAAGCACCTCTTTACACTACTCCTCTGTCCTGCAAGTAAACGGTCTCATATAATTCTCTGTATTATAACTGTATGTGTCATTACTGCATGCAAAATAATAGTATATCCAAAAACTAGCCACAGTTAAAAGGATCTGATGCAGGAAAGAACAGACTCTTACCTTGTACATTCATCATAACCAGACAAGCAAGAACAAGAAAAGCTGCAGCAGACTTCATTTCGCTCCTGGTTTTAAAGACTTGATGGCTGATGATTTAGCTGTTCGTTACTGATCAGGCAGTTGTGTGaatgaagaggaggatgaatgAGGCTGCTTTTATACGCTCAGGCTGGGCTTTTCCCACTGTTTTGGTGAAGACAGCCTTTTTTGAAGTCACTTTCACATCCTAATGTTTTGTAGTTCCTCCTCTGACTTTCTCTGTTTTCTCCGGATCAGACTTTATTTCTTGGAAATGCTACAAGGCCAGATTTCTTATTGTTATTCCATATTGCTGACAGAATCATTTTCTAAAAGTAATCAAATCTGGATACATATTTCTGACTGTGAATATTTTCAAAATCACATATTTGGCTAAGGCTTTCTGGGTGCTCAATGCTTAGTGATATTACCGACAGTTCATTCACTGTACAAGCAGTGCATTTTAAAAGCATTGCTCTATAATCCATGTAGGAAATGCAGTGAGTACAAGATCATGTATTATTTATTCCATATAGCTGTAACAGgatatttatatgtaaaatgtttttttggttttgtgtcTGTGCGTGGCGCagtggtctgtctgtctgcctgtctatctgtctttaaATAAGCTGCTTGCATGCTGTTCAATAACTAAATAGAGTAACGTGGGCGACCAGCCCAGAAAACCTCATACACTGTATGGTATAAAAGAATTGACATTCAGGGCCTTCTTGAACTGCTCAAGGCCCACAGCCCACCAACAGCTGGGAAATAATGTCCTATCCTGCACACCAAACAGCAGCTCTAAACTTGGCATTTGACAGcagtcatttttaaaaactaaacaTGCATACAGAATAGCAATAATAATTACAACACACACGCTTGCCTTCATTCTTATAGTTTAAGACGATGCATCATGAGATAGATCTGTTGTGTTGCAGGGCAGGCAAGAAACCCCAGGAGGAGGTGGTTATGTGCCAACGTTGGCTAAATCGAGTTGAGAAGGTGGAAACCAAGAAATCATTTAGGTACATGAACCATACACTGAAAAATTAAGATGCCTTATGGAAAAAGGAGTATTTGAAGTGGTGCCAGAGAATATTAAAGATTTTTCTGGTGATTGGGTGAACTGGGTGATTTTAAATGAAACCACCtcctgaaaggttctttagaaaaaaaggaaacggGTGATCACCTGGCCTACATCTCACAAGAAAGGCTTTTTTTACCCCTGACATCCACCACAAGCaaacaaatgaaagaaaaaattaAATCTATTTTGCTGTTGATTATTGAGGTGCAGAGGCAACTTGAAGTTCAGCTTTAAGTAAAGTAGTGTACTTTAAACTGGGGCTTCCCCTTGTTACATTGTGTTTTTGCGGTCAGTCTGACACAGTGCCAattttactttttgttttacagtggtTCCATTTCCTCT
This Salminus brasiliensis chromosome 20, fSalBra1.hap2, whole genome shotgun sequence DNA region includes the following protein-coding sequences:
- the LOC140541790 gene encoding C-X-C motif chemokine 11-6-like — its product is MKIAAVLALVCLLVVDVRGQARDPRLRCLCADVGLKMVRLNRVEKVEIFPSSPSCGKQEIVATLKYGAGKKCLNPESNFVQELIKRMMEKRLQQ
- the LOC140541789 gene encoding C-X-C motif chemokine 11-6-like, whose product is MKSAAAFLVLACLVMMNVQGQRSSVKRCLCQGPGLNMVRLQRVEKVEVYPAGPSCDNVEIIVTFKNSAGQKCVNPESNFAQNYIKRAVQERGPH